The sequence below is a genomic window from Salinispira pacifica.
AAAAATGCATATGTCCGTGGAACGGATAGAAATCAACGATCTGAAAGATGCAACCTTCTATTCCCGCATTATTGCGAAGCAGGGTATGAAAAAGTTTGTTTTTGACTCACGTCCTTCTGATGCCATGGCCCTTGCTACCAGAGTGAAATGTCCTGTGTATATCGCCGAATACATCATTGATGAAGCAAGCATACCCTTATCCATGATCAGCGATGCCGACCAGATGACCCAATCAGTGAATCAGAGTGTTCTTGAAGAGCTCCAGCGGGCACTGGATTCTGCGGTGGAAGAGGAAAATTACGAGGAGGCTGCACGAATCAGGGACAGAATACGGGAGGTGGAGGAAGAAAAGCAGGAAGGCACGTCAGAAGAAAAGTCTGCCCCCCAACCCACCCTGGATGAGGATGTGGAGTTCAATGTTTTTGAGGAGTCCGAAGATTTCATAGATGATGAACTGGAAGCAGAAACGGATATCGACCCTGAAACATCCCTGAAAGCAGATTCTGAAGATGATGCGGATGAATCGGATGATCCGGATAATGAACAGGATGATGATATTGAATCCTGACGTGTCTAAGCCTGACGTGTCTAAGCCTGACGTGTCTAATCCTGACGTGTCTAATCCTGACGTTCCTGATCCTGACCGGCGGCGTGAATAAACCTCCGGATATGAACAAGGGACTGCCTGGCTTCCGTCAGACGTATTTCCTCCAGAAGATGCCGGGAGAACAGGGATTCCTCAAATCCTGATGCGATGGATTGTACAGCCGAAAACAGATTGCTGTTACTGCCGTCATCCGGTCGCTGGAGGCTCAGCGTCAGAAAAAGTGTCTGAATATTTTCTGCTATCTCGCTGATTGTATTACTGGGCCGTATCTCCAGCCCCAGAGCTCCGCATTCAAGGACCATTTCCTGAAAGAGATCTGAAAAACCGGAAATCTCTCTGCGTTTTTCCTTGCTTCTTCCGCTGACTTCCCGCTCTGCCACCAACTCCCGAAGAAGTTTCTTCTGTTCCGATTCAGACTGCTTTCGTCCAGGTCCTTCACGTTTATTGAAAAGGGAAGCAAGTCCGGTAAAAATATTTTTCAGAGCCTGGAACGGCAGGATAAAAACAGAAACGATGTTCCTGCCGAAGTCTCCCAGCCACAGCCTTCCGAGTCGGAGAAAGATGG
It includes:
- a CDS encoding bifunctional nuclease family protein, whose translation is MKNIMLVEAEIWTVARTEKGNAVLVKPLDAERAVPIFIGQLEAQSILIGLGKVPMPRPLTHDLLLNIVEKMHMSVERIEINDLKDATFYSRIIAKQGMKKFVFDSRPSDAMALATRVKCPVYIAEYIIDEASIPLSMISDADQMTQSVNQSVLEELQRALDSAVEEENYEEAARIRDRIREVEEEKQEGTSEEKSAPQPTLDEDVEFNVFEESEDFIDDELEAETDIDPETSLKADSEDDADESDDPDNEQDDDIES